A genomic segment from Gossypium hirsutum isolate 1008001.06 chromosome D04, Gossypium_hirsutum_v2.1, whole genome shotgun sequence encodes:
- the LOC121216089 gene encoding uncharacterized protein, producing the protein MLRILERVVGASTGIVGRGSILERLQSNGTELFKGKYVGVSYVDTRQKEFLNLTQGSKTVTEYKVEFLRLSRYARGIVATEYERCVHFEDDLRDELRVLIALQKERYFAALIEKAKIVEEVKCSERQNRKKDKGKNKRDFGPSSSSGRSVKKAKFDGPFRTKVLVAIVKDCPQRQVHIQAAGPNLVQPVRGGQQPPRGCGQVRGMDWLVKHQARLDCVAKRMVLKTIEDDEVVVIGERNDFLSNVISVLRAEKLVRKGCEAFLAYINISEAEGPSVGDVRTVKEFFDVFPDELPVLPSNHEVEFRIELLSRIALMSIAPYRMTLKELVELKAQI; encoded by the exons ATGCTCCGCATTCTAGAAAGGGTTGTTGGAGCTAGTACTGGAATAGTGGGCCGAGGGTCAATTTTAGAACGACTCCAGTCTAATGGAACGGAACTCTTTAAAG GAAAGTACGTGGGAGTAAGTTATGTGGACACCCGCCAAAAGGAATTTTTGAACCTGACCCAAGGAAGTAAGACAGTGACAGAATATAAGGTAGAATTCTTGCGATTGAGTCGGTATGCCCGAGGGATAGTAGCAACTGAGTATGAACGTTGTGTTCATTTTGAGGATGATCTTCGAGACGAATTAAGGGTATTGATAGCTCTGCAGAAGGAGCGATATTTTGCTGCTCTTATAGAAAAGGCAAAGATTGTTGAGGAAGTGAAGTGCTCGGAGCGCCAGAATCGTAAGAAAGATAAGGGCAAAAATAAGAGGGATTTTGGGCCCTCAAGTTCTTCTGGGAGGTCTGTTAAGAAGGCCAAGTTTGATGGGCCGTTTCGGACTAAAGTTCTTGTTGCTATT GTTAAAGATTGTCCTCAGAGGCAAGTTCATATACAAGCTGCAGGACCGAATCTTGTTCAACCAGTGAGAGGTGGTCAACAGCCACCGAGAGGTTGTGGGCAGGTTAGAG gcatggattggctagtgaAACACCAAGCTAGGTTGGACTGTGTTGCTAAGCGCATGGTATTGAAGACCATTGAGGATGATGAGGTGGTTGTAATTGGGGAGCGAAATGACTTtctgtctaatgtgatctctgttTTAAGGGCCGAAAAactggttcgtaagggttgtgaggcgtttcTAGCTTATATTAATATATCTGAAGCTGAAGGTCCTTCTGTTGGAGATGTTAGAACTGTTAAGGAGTTTTTCGATGTTTTTCCTGATGAGCTCCCTGTGTTGCCTTCGAATCACGAAGTTGAATTTAGAATTGAGCTTTTGTCAAGAATAGCTCTAATGTCTATTGCCCCTTATAGGATGACACTGAAGGAGTTGgtggaattaaaagctcaaataTAA